Proteins from a single region of Urocitellus parryii isolate mUroPar1 chromosome 4, mUroPar1.hap1, whole genome shotgun sequence:
- the LOC113195156 gene encoding olfactory receptor 5B12-like has protein sequence MENSTEVTEFILVGLTDDPELQIPLFILFLLIYLSTLVGNLGMTALILLDSHLHTPMYFFLSHLSLVDFGYSSAVTPKVMVGLLTRDKTMSYNACLTQFFFFVGFIITESFLLAAMAYDRYAAVCRPLHYTTTMTTAACTRLTVGSYICGFVNACIHTGNIFRLSFCRANVVEHFFCDGPPLLALSCSDTYVCQMVIFFVVGFNDLFSILVISVSYLFIFVTILRMRSSEGRQKAFSTCGSHLTAVTIFFGSGIFMYLQPSSSHSMGTDKMASVFYSMVIPMLNPLVYSLRNKEVKGAFKKAVGKAKSSIGFIF, from the coding sequence ATGGAGAACAGTACAGAGGTGACTGAGTTCATCCTGGTGGGGCTAACAGATGACCCAGAACTGCAGATCCCActcttcatcctcttcctccttatCTACCTCAGCACTCTGGTTGGGAACCTGGGAATGACTGCGCTGATCCTGCTGGACTCCCATCtccacactcccatgtactttttcctcagTCACCTGTCCTTGGTGGACTTTGGGTATTCTTCAGCTGTCACTCCCAAGGTCATGGTGGGTCTCCTCACAAGAGACAAAACCATGTCCTACAATGCTTGTCTCACCCAGTTCTTCTTCTTTGTTGGCTTTATCATTACAGAAAGCTTCCTGTTGGCCGCCATGGCTTATGACCGCTATGCAGCCGTGTGTAGACCCCTGCActacaccaccaccatgaccacagCTGCCTGTACTCGTCTGACGGTGGGCTCCTACATCTGTGGTTTTGTGAATGCCTGCATCCACACTGGGAACATTTTCAGACTCTCTTTCTGCAGGGCCAATGTGGTTGAGCACTTTTTCTGTGACGGCCCTCCTCTCCTGGCTCTCTCATGCTCGGACACCTATGTCTGTCAGATGGTCATTTTCTTTGTGGTGGGTTTCAATGACCTCTTTTCCATCCTGGTCATCTCAGTCTCCTACCTGTTTATATTTGTCACCATCCTGAGGATGCGCTCATCTGAAGGACGCCAGAAGGCCTTTTCCACGTGTGGTTCCCACCTCACTGCAGTCACCATCTTCTTCGGGTCAGGCATCTTCATGTACTTACAGCCCAGCTCCAGTCACTCCATGGGCACTGACAAAATGGCGTCTGTGTTCTACTCCATGGTCATCCCCATGCTCAACCCACTggtctacagcctgaggaacaaggaggtcAAGGGTGCCTTCAAGAAGGCTGTGGGCAAGGCAAAATCTTCtataggatttattttttaa